Proteins from a genomic interval of Amycolatopsis sp. cg13:
- a CDS encoding DUF3592 domain-containing protein, with protein MRIVLYAIWGALMIALVVSVVVQARKARRRKVALATWPRAQAVVTGYERKRRGADDSDAALYYPRYEYRGPDGRVYQGLSETVSDSSPGARATLQVAVNPEDPAESVPEGPTGMRVIGCASVVLGLIGFAMFWFIRMFPLP; from the coding sequence GTGCGGATCGTTCTTTATGCCATCTGGGGCGCGCTCATGATCGCCCTCGTGGTCAGCGTCGTGGTGCAGGCGAGGAAAGCCCGGCGGCGCAAGGTGGCGTTGGCGACGTGGCCGAGGGCCCAGGCCGTGGTGACCGGGTACGAGAGGAAGCGGCGCGGGGCCGACGACAGCGACGCGGCGCTCTACTACCCGCGGTACGAGTACCGCGGGCCTGACGGACGCGTCTATCAGGGCCTTTCCGAGACCGTCAGCGACAGTTCGCCGGGGGCGAGGGCGACGCTTCAGGTGGCGGTGAACCCGGAGGACCCGGCCGAATCGGTCCCCGAGGGGCCGACCGGGATGCGGGTGATCGGCTGCGCGTCGGTCGTGCTCGGGCTCATCGGGTTCGCCATGTTCTGGTTCATCCGGATGTTCCCGCTGCCGTGA
- a CDS encoding 4a-hydroxytetrahydrobiopterin dehydratase, which yields MTQLLNDSAVEQALGTVPEWRREDDSIARTAELASFPAAIEAVDRVAVLAEAADHHPDIDIRWRTLTFRLSTHSAGGLTDRDFALAKQIDEVLTAR from the coding sequence ATGACTCAGCTATTGAACGACTCGGCAGTGGAGCAGGCCCTCGGCACCGTCCCGGAGTGGCGGCGCGAGGACGACAGCATCGCGCGGACGGCCGAACTCGCGTCCTTCCCGGCGGCGATCGAGGCGGTGGACCGGGTGGCCGTGCTCGCCGAGGCGGCCGACCACCATCCCGACATCGACATCCGCTGGCGCACGCTGACCTTCCGTCTCAGCACTCATTCCGCGGGCGGGTTGACCGATCGCGACTTCGCACTGGCCAAGCAGATCGACGAGGTGCTGACAGCCCGCTGA
- a CDS encoding thiamine ABC transporter substrate binding subunit, which produces MSRTVRTVACLAGVSVLASACSLSGGDSGGSSANPDQKTPTVTLVTHDSFAAPQDVLDAFQRQSGIKLKILKSGDAGALTNKLVLTKGSPIGDVAYGVDNTFASRALSEGVFQPYTSPEADRGPQRYSVDPQHRLAAVDLGDVCVNIDPAYFASKGLPEPKTYDDLADPKYKDLTVAESPATASPGLAFLLGTVAKYGESGWQGYWQKLKDNGLKTVSGWEEAYTKDFSGSSGKGSRPIVVSYASSPAAEVGEDGKPRTKALLDTCFRQVEYAGVLTNGKQIPQAQKVVDFLLSQQFQTTVAANMYVYPARQGVELPAGWATAAPQPQTPATMPADKVQAGREKWIGEWRSLMGA; this is translated from the coding sequence ATGTCGCGGACCGTCCGCACGGTGGCCTGTCTCGCAGGAGTCTCGGTGCTCGCCAGCGCCTGCTCGCTCTCCGGCGGCGACTCCGGCGGGTCGTCCGCGAACCCGGACCAGAAGACGCCGACCGTCACGCTGGTCACGCACGATTCGTTCGCCGCCCCGCAGGACGTGCTCGACGCCTTCCAGCGCCAGTCCGGGATCAAGCTCAAGATCCTGAAGTCCGGCGATGCCGGCGCGCTCACGAACAAGCTCGTGCTCACCAAGGGCAGCCCGATCGGCGACGTCGCGTACGGCGTCGACAACACCTTCGCCTCGCGCGCGCTCAGCGAGGGCGTCTTCCAGCCCTATACCAGCCCGGAGGCCGATCGCGGCCCGCAGCGCTACTCCGTCGACCCGCAGCACCGGCTGGCGGCGGTCGACCTCGGCGACGTCTGCGTCAACATCGACCCGGCCTACTTCGCGAGCAAGGGCCTCCCGGAGCCGAAGACCTACGACGACCTCGCCGACCCCAAGTACAAGGACCTGACCGTCGCCGAAAGCCCGGCCACCGCGTCGCCGGGGCTGGCCTTCCTGCTCGGCACGGTCGCGAAGTACGGCGAGAGCGGCTGGCAGGGCTACTGGCAGAAGCTGAAGGACAACGGCCTCAAGACCGTCAGCGGCTGGGAGGAGGCCTACACCAAGGACTTCTCCGGCTCGTCGGGCAAGGGCTCGCGGCCGATCGTCGTGTCCTACGCCTCGTCGCCCGCCGCCGAGGTCGGCGAGGACGGCAAACCGCGCACCAAGGCGCTGCTCGACACCTGCTTCCGCCAGGTCGAGTACGCGGGCGTGCTCACCAACGGCAAGCAGATCCCGCAGGCCCAGAAGGTCGTCGACTTCCTGCTCTCGCAGCAGTTCCAGACGACGGTCGCGGCGAACATGTACGTCTACCCCGCGCGCCAGGGCGTCGAACTGCCCGCGGGCTGGGCCACCGCGGCGCCGCAGCCGCAGACGCCGGCCACCATGCCCGCGGACAAGGTGCAGGCTGGCCGGGAGAAGTGGATCGGGGAATGGCGCTCGCTCATGGGCGCGTGA
- a CDS encoding ABC transporter permease: MALAHGRVIPARTIGLTLLGLLPVAFLVVFFAWPVVAIVGRGFSAGGVDTVLGDPQTWRLAGFTLASAAASTVVAVLAGLPVAYLLARVKLPGVGLARTIVLVPFVLPTVVVGLAFRAIWPDGGVLPLVLANAFFNVAVVARTVAGLWAHLDPRATEAARALGASPWRAFRSVTLPALGPAIASAAAVVFLFCATSFGVVLILGGGSYRTLETEIYLRTVDLLDLSGAAALSLIQFAAVVAALVLGAMARRKRENAVKLRSAQVTARRPRGGEWWTVGAAVVVLGLLLTPIVSLLLESVSTSDGWSLAGYRALNTVGQNGALQVSGWIAAQNSLAAATDATLLAMAVGLIASVVLVALRRSPGGLARGMGETMDVALMLPLGVSAVTVGFGYLVTLDALPGDLRTSPLLVPFAQALVIMPLVVRMILPVLRAVDVRLRQAAATLGASPARVWREIDFPLVARSVVAAAGFGYVVALGEFGATSFLARPDAPTLPVAVATLISRPGELNNQMAYAACALLMVVTVVAVALIDRFGSVRGASTVGEF, encoded by the coding sequence ATGGCGCTCGCTCATGGGCGCGTGATCCCCGCGCGCACCATCGGGCTCACGCTGCTCGGCTTGCTGCCGGTCGCGTTCCTGGTGGTGTTCTTCGCCTGGCCGGTCGTGGCGATTGTCGGCCGGGGGTTCTCCGCGGGCGGCGTCGACACCGTGCTCGGCGACCCGCAGACGTGGCGGCTCGCCGGGTTCACGCTGGCCAGCGCGGCCGCGTCGACGGTGGTCGCGGTGCTCGCCGGGCTGCCGGTGGCGTACCTGCTCGCCCGCGTAAAGCTGCCGGGTGTCGGATTGGCGCGGACGATCGTGCTGGTTCCGTTCGTCCTGCCGACGGTTGTCGTCGGCCTGGCTTTCCGGGCGATCTGGCCGGACGGCGGCGTGCTGCCGCTCGTGCTGGCCAACGCGTTCTTCAACGTCGCCGTCGTCGCGCGCACGGTCGCCGGGCTCTGGGCGCATCTCGATCCGAGAGCGACTGAGGCCGCGCGGGCGCTCGGTGCCTCGCCGTGGCGGGCGTTCCGGTCGGTGACGCTTCCCGCGCTCGGCCCGGCCATCGCTTCGGCTGCCGCAGTGGTGTTTCTGTTCTGCGCCACCAGCTTCGGTGTGGTGTTGATTCTCGGCGGCGGTAGCTACCGGACGCTCGAGACCGAGATTTACCTCCGGACGGTCGATCTGCTTGACCTCTCCGGTGCAGCTGCGTTGTCGTTGATCCAGTTCGCGGCTGTCGTCGCTGCGCTGGTGCTGGGGGCGATGGCGCGTCGGAAGCGAGAGAACGCGGTCAAGCTGCGGTCCGCGCAGGTCACGGCGCGTCGGCCGCGCGGCGGGGAGTGGTGGACGGTCGGTGCCGCGGTCGTGGTGCTCGGTCTGCTGTTGACGCCGATCGTCTCGCTGCTCCTGGAGTCGGTGTCCACTTCGGACGGATGGAGCCTCGCCGGGTACCGCGCGCTGAACACTGTGGGGCAGAACGGCGCGCTCCAGGTCTCCGGCTGGATCGCGGCGCAGAATTCGCTGGCCGCGGCCACTGATGCGACGCTGCTGGCAATGGCTGTCGGTTTGATCGCGAGCGTGGTGCTGGTGGCGCTCCGCCGTTCGCCGGGAGGGCTCGCGCGGGGGATGGGCGAGACCATGGACGTCGCGTTGATGCTGCCGTTGGGCGTCTCCGCAGTAACTGTCGGCTTCGGTTATCTCGTGACGCTCGACGCGTTGCCTGGCGACCTCCGCACGTCGCCGCTGCTCGTGCCGTTCGCCCAGGCACTGGTGATCATGCCGCTGGTGGTGCGGATGATCCTGCCGGTGCTGCGCGCGGTCGACGTCCGGTTGCGCCAGGCCGCCGCGACGCTCGGCGCGAGCCCGGCGCGGGTGTGGCGGGAGATCGACTTTCCGCTGGTCGCGCGGTCGGTGGTGGCCGCGGCGGGCTTCGGGTACGTCGTCGCGCTCGGCGAGTTCGGCGCGACCAGTTTCCTCGCCCGGCCGGACGCGCCGACGCTCCCGGTGGCCGTCGCGACGCTGATCAGCAGACCGGGGGAGTTGAACAACCAAATGGCGTACGCCGCGTGCGCCCTGCTCATGGTGGTGACTGTGGTGGCGGTGGCGCTGATCGACCGGTTCGGCTCGGTCCGCGGCGCCAGCACGGTCGGGGAGTTCTGA
- a CDS encoding ABC transporter ATP-binding protein translates to MALTVRDLTVHYGSFAAVRDAKLDIADGEVLALLGPSGSGKSTLLRAITGLEPVSSGSVSWDGTDLAAVPVHKREFGLVFQDGQLFPHRDVAANIAFGLRMHGVPRERHAARVEELLKLVGLEGYERRRVTELSGGQAQRVALARALAPEPRLLLLDEPLSGLDAGLREQLAIDLADLLRRSKITALLVTHDQEEAFTLADRVAVLDAGEIRQEGAVRSVWNKPVDENVARFLGVTTFLDGTAADGVVRTELGTVALGVDDGPVRLGLRPHGLKVAKEGVSGEVTAAVHRREHLRLVVRCGESTVDAIAPAGADYRAGDPVRLQPDPDGIAVVG, encoded by the coding sequence ATGGCGCTCACGGTACGGGATCTGACTGTCCACTATGGATCGTTCGCCGCGGTGCGCGATGCGAAGCTGGACATCGCCGACGGCGAGGTGCTCGCGTTGCTGGGCCCGTCCGGCTCGGGCAAGTCGACGTTGCTGCGCGCGATCACTGGGCTGGAGCCGGTGTCGTCCGGCTCGGTGTCCTGGGACGGCACTGATCTCGCCGCGGTGCCGGTGCACAAGCGCGAATTCGGTCTGGTGTTCCAGGATGGACAGCTGTTTCCGCATCGCGATGTCGCCGCGAACATCGCGTTCGGCCTGCGGATGCACGGCGTGCCTCGCGAACGGCACGCAGCGCGCGTCGAGGAACTGCTCAAGCTGGTCGGCCTGGAAGGCTACGAACGGCGACGGGTGACCGAGCTGTCCGGCGGACAGGCGCAGCGCGTCGCGTTGGCTCGCGCGCTGGCTCCGGAACCGCGCTTGCTGCTGCTGGACGAGCCACTGTCCGGATTGGACGCTGGACTCCGTGAGCAGCTGGCCATCGACCTGGCGGATCTGTTGCGCCGCAGCAAGATCACCGCGCTGCTGGTGACGCACGACCAGGAGGAAGCGTTCACGCTCGCCGATCGCGTGGCGGTGCTCGACGCCGGGGAAATCCGGCAGGAGGGCGCGGTCCGGTCGGTGTGGAACAAACCGGTGGACGAGAACGTGGCGCGATTCCTTGGCGTCACCACGTTCCTGGACGGCACCGCGGCCGACGGCGTGGTGCGGACCGAGCTGGGCACCGTTGCGCTGGGAGTGGACGACGGCCCGGTCAGGCTCGGATTGCGCCCGCACGGCTTGAAAGTCGCTAAAGAAGGCGTGTCCGGCGAAGTGACCGCCGCGGTGCACCGTCGGGAGCATCTGCGACTGGTCGTCCGCTGTGGAGAGTCCACTGTGGACGCGATCGCCCCGGCCGGAGCGGACTACCGGGCCGGCGACCCCGTCCGGCTCCAGCCGGATCCGGACGGGATCGCCGTAGTGGGCTGA
- a CDS encoding ABC transporter permease — MTAAAVAVPVSRTGHDTVPLFRLIAAELRWIFHRPRTLAVLGLLALVPIVIGIGLTFVGQNTGGNAPDDSGGALLVSAVNNAFVLPIAAMVMTLTLLLPLASAMAGADAIAGEAAHGTLRGWLIAPVSRGRLLTVKAFGVATVSVVAVLAMCVTGVATGLIINGTDSLFTLSGTTLSLGEALLRILLVGGWIVLQLWAVGAIALAVSSFTEHPMLVVASVLAMNIVFTILGFLSSLKAVHPFLLTQNWTLAPASALQDPMTLSMMGEGAVRAACYIVVGLSIAYGRLVTRDG; from the coding sequence ATGACTGCCGCTGCGGTCGCGGTGCCGGTGAGCCGGACCGGACACGACACGGTGCCGTTGTTCCGGCTGATCGCCGCGGAGCTGCGCTGGATTTTCCACCGGCCGCGCACGCTCGCCGTGCTGGGTTTGCTGGCGCTGGTGCCGATCGTGATCGGGATCGGCCTCACGTTCGTCGGCCAGAACACCGGGGGCAACGCGCCGGACGACAGCGGCGGCGCGCTGCTGGTGTCGGCGGTGAACAACGCGTTCGTGCTGCCGATCGCCGCGATGGTCATGACGCTCACGCTGCTGCTGCCGCTCGCCTCCGCGATGGCGGGCGCGGACGCGATCGCCGGCGAGGCCGCGCACGGCACGCTGCGCGGCTGGCTGATCGCGCCGGTGAGCCGCGGACGGCTGCTGACGGTCAAGGCGTTCGGCGTCGCGACGGTGTCCGTGGTCGCGGTGCTCGCGATGTGCGTGACCGGTGTGGCCACCGGGTTGATCATCAACGGCACGGATTCGCTGTTCACGCTGTCGGGCACCACGTTGTCGCTCGGCGAGGCGCTGCTGCGGATCCTGCTCGTCGGCGGCTGGATCGTGCTGCAGCTGTGGGCGGTCGGCGCGATCGCGCTGGCGGTGTCGAGCTTTACCGAGCACCCGATGCTCGTGGTCGCCTCGGTGCTGGCGATGAACATCGTCTTCACCATTCTCGGCTTCCTCAGCTCGCTGAAGGCGGTGCACCCGTTCCTGCTCACGCAGAACTGGACGCTGGCCCCGGCCTCGGCCCTGCAGGATCCGATGACGCTGTCGATGATGGGCGAAGGCGCGGTCCGCGCGGCCTGCTACATCGTGGTCGGGCTGTCGATCGCTTACGGACGCCTCGTCACCCGGGACGGCTGA
- a CDS encoding ABC transporter ATP-binding protein: MTSIAVETGAGISDEVPAPAVPLAARTRGVRKVYRSTVAVDHVDLDVPEGAVLGMLGPNGSGKTTTIRMLLGLVRPTAGEVELLGRKMPEESAHALPDVGALVEGPGFHPFLSGRDNLLRFAAAEPRLASSAIPGAVDSALDRVGLSVAARRRYKGYSLGMKQRLGLASALLVPRRMVVLDEPTNGLDPAGTREIRRIIADLHADGVTVVVSSHLLAEVEATCTHVAVLQSGTVVAQGELSDLLESGNAALLVRTPDAEQAVETLRENRIGARLTPDGVRVDLTATPSPRVLQVLVQAGVEVHEATRARTGLEDLFARLTEGESAAGEEAEGEAS, translated from the coding sequence GTGACCAGCATCGCGGTCGAAACCGGGGCGGGCATCTCGGACGAGGTGCCCGCCCCGGCGGTCCCGCTGGCCGCGCGCACCCGAGGGGTGCGCAAGGTCTACCGCAGCACGGTCGCGGTGGACCACGTGGACCTGGACGTTCCCGAGGGCGCCGTGCTCGGCATGCTCGGGCCCAACGGTTCGGGCAAGACGACCACGATCCGGATGCTGCTCGGGCTCGTCCGCCCGACCGCGGGCGAGGTCGAACTGCTCGGCCGGAAGATGCCGGAGGAGTCCGCGCACGCGCTGCCGGACGTCGGCGCGCTGGTCGAGGGGCCGGGCTTCCACCCGTTCCTCTCCGGCCGCGACAACCTGCTGCGGTTCGCCGCCGCCGAGCCCCGGCTGGCGTCGTCCGCGATCCCCGGCGCGGTCGACTCCGCGCTGGACCGGGTCGGGCTGTCGGTCGCCGCGCGCCGCCGGTACAAGGGCTATTCGCTCGGCATGAAGCAACGGCTCGGCCTGGCGAGCGCGCTGCTGGTGCCGCGCCGGATGGTCGTGCTCGACGAACCCACCAACGGTCTGGATCCGGCGGGTACCAGGGAGATCCGCCGTATCATCGCCGATCTGCACGCCGACGGCGTGACCGTGGTGGTTTCCTCGCACCTGCTCGCCGAAGTCGAAGCGACCTGTACACACGTGGCGGTGCTGCAGTCCGGAACGGTGGTCGCGCAAGGCGAACTGTCGGACCTGCTGGAGTCGGGGAACGCCGCACTGCTAGTGCGCACCCCGGACGCCGAGCAGGCGGTGGAAACGTTGCGGGAGAACCGGATCGGGGCTCGGCTGACGCCGGACGGCGTCCGCGTCGACCTCACCGCGACGCCCTCGCCGAGGGTGCTGCAGGTGCTCGTGCAGGCGGGGGTCGAGGTGCACGAGGCGACCCGGGCGCGGACCGGGCTGGAGGACCTGTTCGCACGGCTGACCGAAGGGGAATCGGCGGCGGGCGAAGAAGCTGAGGGGGAAGCGTCATGA
- a CDS encoding outer membrane lipoprotein carrier protein LolA, producing the protein MDPKKKAITAAVVGTALGVGGLVVVAMPASAGDAPKLPQVSAEDLVQSVVTAKPAPFDGTVTVSNDLGLPKMATGAIPGAGALGVDSAQVFSDGAGKTKVSLTKGQAQETIIHNGNTVWDYDSKTNSATKTTIPAGIATKQHAPAEGKAADPSTAAKELLAKVRESSNVAVDGTATVADRPAYELVLTPKPTERTLLREIRVAVDSQTRMPLRLSVLSNGTTAPALELAFSKIEFADQSADLFAFTPPKGAKVTEKQAKIDERDKALANEAKQATKFVGDGWDTVVTGKVPADLMKPKQAQGDEKGGADVQKMLSRFAKRVNGPWGSGYLFTTKVGGAVLTDDGRFAAGAVPEQVLYEALGAK; encoded by the coding sequence ATGGATCCGAAGAAGAAGGCCATCACAGCGGCCGTCGTCGGCACCGCGCTCGGTGTCGGGGGACTGGTCGTCGTGGCGATGCCTGCCTCGGCGGGGGACGCGCCGAAGCTGCCGCAGGTCAGCGCGGAGGACTTGGTCCAGTCGGTGGTCACCGCCAAGCCGGCGCCGTTCGACGGCACCGTGACGGTGAGCAACGACCTCGGCCTGCCGAAGATGGCGACCGGCGCGATCCCGGGGGCGGGCGCGCTGGGCGTCGACTCGGCGCAGGTGTTCAGCGACGGCGCCGGCAAGACGAAGGTGTCGCTCACCAAGGGGCAGGCGCAGGAGACGATCATCCACAACGGCAACACCGTGTGGGACTACGACTCCAAGACCAACAGCGCGACCAAGACCACGATTCCGGCGGGCATCGCGACCAAGCAGCACGCCCCGGCCGAGGGCAAGGCCGCCGACCCGTCCACGGCGGCGAAGGAACTGCTCGCCAAGGTGCGCGAGAGCAGCAACGTCGCGGTCGACGGCACGGCGACGGTCGCCGACCGCCCGGCGTACGAGCTGGTCCTCACGCCGAAGCCGACCGAACGCACCCTGCTGCGCGAGATCCGCGTCGCGGTCGACTCGCAGACCCGGATGCCGCTGCGGCTTTCGGTGCTGAGCAACGGAACCACCGCCCCGGCGCTGGAGCTGGCGTTCAGCAAGATCGAGTTCGCCGACCAGTCGGCGGACCTGTTCGCCTTCACCCCGCCCAAGGGCGCGAAGGTGACCGAGAAGCAGGCCAAGATCGACGAGCGCGACAAGGCGCTCGCGAACGAGGCCAAGCAGGCCACCAAGTTCGTCGGCGACGGGTGGGACACCGTCGTCACCGGCAAGGTGCCCGCGGACCTGATGAAGCCGAAGCAGGCCCAGGGCGACGAAAAGGGCGGCGCGGACGTGCAGAAGATGCTGAGCCGGTTCGCCAAGCGGGTCAACGGCCCGTGGGGCAGCGGCTACCTCTTCACCACCAAGGTGGGCGGCGCGGTCCTGACCGACGACGGCCGGTTCGCCGCCGGCGCGGTCCCGGAGCAGGTGCTCTACGAAGCGCTGGGCGCCAAGTGA
- a CDS encoding response regulator transcription factor: MMRIVKPRVLVVDDEPGVRKALQRGLRAEDMDVVTAADGPTGLQLARTGSFDVVLLDIMLPGLSGYRVLERLRAENVTTPVLLVSAKDGEIDQADGLDLGADGYLVKPFSFVVLVAQVRAVLRRAGPDASRGALKLGALEVDRALRQVHWDGQEVPLSPREFGLLEVLVGRAGTVVTKDELLRAVWGEEQAVTRNLVEVYVGYVRRKLDAVGAGSILRTVRGHGYLASDDQLDEVR, encoded by the coding sequence ATGATGAGGATCGTGAAACCTCGGGTGCTGGTGGTCGACGACGAACCTGGTGTGCGCAAGGCGCTGCAGCGCGGCCTGCGCGCGGAGGACATGGACGTGGTCACCGCCGCGGACGGGCCGACCGGGCTGCAGCTCGCGCGCACCGGTTCGTTCGACGTCGTGCTGCTGGACATCATGCTGCCCGGCCTGTCCGGCTATCGCGTGCTGGAACGGCTGCGCGCGGAGAACGTGACCACGCCGGTGCTGCTCGTGTCCGCGAAGGACGGCGAGATCGACCAGGCCGACGGCCTCGACCTCGGCGCCGACGGTTACCTCGTGAAGCCGTTCTCGTTCGTCGTGCTGGTCGCGCAGGTGCGGGCGGTGCTGCGCCGCGCCGGGCCGGATGCCTCGCGCGGCGCGCTGAAACTCGGCGCGCTGGAGGTCGACCGGGCGCTGCGGCAGGTGCACTGGGACGGTCAGGAAGTGCCGTTGAGCCCGCGCGAGTTCGGCTTGCTGGAGGTGCTCGTGGGCCGCGCCGGGACGGTCGTGACGAAGGACGAGCTGCTGCGCGCGGTGTGGGGCGAGGAGCAGGCCGTCACGCGGAATCTCGTTGAGGTGTATGTGGGTTACGTGCGGCGCAAGCTCGACGCGGTCGGCGCGGGCTCGATCCTGCGGACGGTGCGCGGGCACGGCTATCTCGCCTCCGACGACCAGCTTGACGAGGTCAGGTGA
- a CDS encoding sensor histidine kinase codes for MTGSPSSWWSGRSLQVRITVLAAAITLGCLLGLAALAANKLDPLLTDSVDEELTAALVPAAGAVSAGTPLTSADPVSVRVLDISGAPVDGQARPKLTEPEVSQLKAGLPVQSDGSRWRGQVVSTPNGSQRLVVAGAGLVGFAAAVHYGGLWLVVVALVGALVAGLATWLVVRLALRPVARMRGLVRALPPGSRLPLPTSHDEMRALAEEFNALLERQEEVSQRLRRFTGDAAHELRSPVASIRVQAEVAVTNPDPELSQETLSDILEESERLSGLLDGLLTLARSDAGEVPPAEPVEVVSEVRAAVRRLPSGTPNTRVSSAVAQAWASAAHQEVELVLDNLLRNACRYASGQIVVSVLASRSKVRVVVDDDGPGIAPEHRSKVFDRFYRVSDDRARSSGGTGLGLAMVAETVRRRGGQVRVGESPDGGARFEVTWRAGADR; via the coding sequence GTGACCGGCTCGCCGTCGTCGTGGTGGAGCGGCCGTTCGCTGCAGGTCCGGATCACCGTGCTGGCCGCGGCGATCACCCTCGGCTGCCTGCTCGGCCTCGCCGCGCTGGCGGCGAACAAGCTCGACCCGCTGCTCACCGATTCGGTCGACGAGGAGCTGACCGCCGCGCTCGTCCCGGCGGCCGGCGCGGTCTCCGCCGGGACGCCGCTGACCTCGGCGGACCCGGTTTCGGTGCGGGTGCTGGACATTTCCGGCGCCCCGGTGGACGGCCAAGCCCGGCCGAAGCTGACCGAGCCGGAGGTCTCGCAGCTCAAGGCGGGTTTGCCGGTGCAGTCCGACGGATCGCGCTGGCGCGGCCAGGTGGTCAGCACGCCGAACGGAAGCCAGCGGCTGGTCGTCGCCGGGGCCGGGCTGGTCGGATTCGCCGCCGCGGTGCATTACGGCGGGCTGTGGCTGGTCGTGGTCGCCCTGGTCGGCGCACTGGTGGCAGGATTGGCGACCTGGCTGGTCGTCCGGCTCGCGCTGCGCCCGGTGGCTCGGATGCGCGGGCTGGTGCGCGCGCTGCCGCCCGGTTCCCGGCTGCCGCTGCCGACGTCGCACGACGAGATGCGCGCGCTGGCCGAGGAGTTCAACGCGCTGCTCGAACGCCAGGAAGAGGTCAGCCAGCGGCTGCGCAGGTTCACCGGCGACGCGGCACACGAGCTGCGTTCGCCGGTCGCGTCGATCCGCGTGCAGGCCGAGGTAGCCGTCACGAATCCCGATCCGGAGCTTTCGCAGGAGACGCTCTCGGACATCCTTGAGGAGTCCGAACGGCTGTCCGGCCTGCTCGACGGCCTGCTCACGCTGGCTCGCTCCGACGCTGGCGAGGTGCCGCCCGCGGAACCGGTCGAGGTGGTGTCCGAGGTCCGCGCGGCCGTGCGCCGGTTGCCGTCCGGGACGCCGAACACGCGGGTGAGCAGCGCGGTGGCGCAGGCCTGGGCGTCGGCGGCGCACCAGGAGGTCGAACTGGTGCTGGACAACCTGCTGCGCAACGCCTGCCGGTACGCGTCCGGGCAGATCGTGGTGTCCGTGCTCGCCTCGCGCTCGAAGGTCCGGGTCGTGGTGGACGACGACGGTCCCGGCATCGCGCCCGAGCACCGCAGCAAGGTGTTCGACCGGTTTTACCGAGTGTCCGACGACCGGGCGCGCTCGTCCGGCGGAACCGGGCTGGGCCTGGCGATGGTCGCCGAAACGGTGCGCCGCCGAGGCGGCCAGGTCCGGGTAGGCGAGTCGCCGGACGGCGGCGCGCGGTTCGAGGTCACCTGGCGGGCGGGAGCGGACCGGTGA
- a CDS encoding (deoxy)nucleoside triphosphate pyrophosphohydrolase, with protein sequence MDAVIVGAALVRDGKLLAQQRAWPPHHAGQWELPGGRVEEGETEAFALARECHEELDVVVTVGDRVGPEIPLPGGKVLRVYSAALLSPGDEPRAVEHTALRWVGHDELDDLDWLPADRDLLPALHALVSAGSE encoded by the coding sequence ATGGACGCGGTCATCGTCGGGGCGGCACTGGTGCGCGACGGCAAGCTTCTTGCCCAGCAACGAGCTTGGCCGCCGCATCACGCGGGCCAGTGGGAACTGCCGGGCGGGCGCGTCGAAGAGGGCGAGACCGAAGCCTTCGCGCTGGCCAGGGAATGCCACGAGGAACTGGACGTGGTGGTCACCGTCGGCGACCGAGTCGGCCCGGAAATCCCGCTGCCGGGCGGAAAAGTGCTGCGCGTGTACTCCGCCGCGCTGCTGTCCCCCGGCGACGAGCCGCGAGCGGTCGAACACACCGCGCTGCGCTGGGTCGGACACGACGAACTGGACGATCTGGACTGGCTCCCCGCGGACCGGGACCTGCTGCCCGCACTGCACGCCCTCGTGAGTGCCGGTTCCGAGTAG